A single window of Chitinophaga sp. XS-30 DNA harbors:
- a CDS encoding CAP domain-containing protein has protein sequence MRFTFARAAMAATASVWLLLTVACNKEPLENIIAPPPPPVADTAFVMNNPVDQVLLLKLINDIRARGCDCGDTVMGPAPALRWNKSLERAAYLHSKDMEAKDYFAHNDKEGRNAGYRISTMGYPWQSWGENIALGILTEYSVVDGWSKSPVHCRVMMNASFSETGIARIGYFWTQELASPKTATH, from the coding sequence ATGAGATTTACATTTGCGCGCGCCGCTATGGCCGCGACTGCATCCGTATGGCTGCTGCTGACTGTTGCTTGCAACAAAGAACCGCTGGAAAACATTATTGCACCGCCCCCGCCGCCGGTTGCGGACACTGCTTTCGTCATGAACAACCCTGTTGACCAGGTGTTGTTGCTTAAACTGATCAACGACATTCGCGCCAGGGGTTGCGACTGCGGCGATACCGTTATGGGCCCGGCACCGGCGCTCCGCTGGAACAAATCGCTGGAAAGAGCGGCTTATCTTCACAGTAAGGACATGGAGGCCAAAGATTATTTTGCCCACAATGACAAAGAGGGTAGAAATGCCGGTTACCGCATCTCCACGATGGGTTATCCCTGGCAATCCTGGGGCGAAAACATTGCGCTGGGTATTCTGACGGAATATTCTGTGGTTGACGGCTGGAGCAAAAGCCCTGTGCATTGCCGCGTAATGATGAATGCCAGCTTTTCGGAAACGGGGATCGCCAGGATAGGCTACTTCTGGACACAGGAACTGGCCAGTCCAAAGACGGCTACCCATTAA
- a CDS encoding CAP domain-containing protein yields the protein MYSIKRFVPFILLIAVLAVACTKEAPVVPQEPDTEDPGTVVVITNNVNKDTLLHLVNEVRASGCNCGGTVMPPVQPLTWNVLLELAAANHSKDMQERKYFSHTSPNGTTPKMRVQAAGYNYAWMGENIASGPKTELAVINGWLGSPDHCKNLMGAQFREMGVARAGNYWTQVLGAATNK from the coding sequence ATGTATTCGATAAAACGTTTTGTACCCTTTATTCTTTTAATAGCTGTGCTGGCCGTTGCCTGTACAAAGGAAGCGCCCGTTGTGCCGCAGGAACCGGATACGGAAGACCCTGGCACCGTGGTGGTGATCACCAATAATGTCAACAAAGATACCCTGCTGCATCTCGTCAATGAAGTGCGCGCGAGCGGCTGCAACTGCGGCGGTACGGTGATGCCTCCGGTACAACCGCTCACCTGGAACGTATTGCTGGAGCTGGCGGCGGCCAATCATAGCAAAGACATGCAGGAGCGCAAATACTTTTCCCATACCAGCCCCAATGGCACTACCCCCAAAATGCGGGTGCAGGCGGCGGGCTATAATTATGCCTGGATGGGGGAGAATATTGCATCGGGACCAAAAACCGAACTGGCGGTCATCAATGGCTGGCTGGGCAGTCCTGACCATTGTAAAAACCTGATGGGGGCGCAATTCCGGGAAATGGGCGTTGCCAGAGCGGGCAACTACTGGACACAGGTGCTGGGCGCCGCCACAAATAAATAG
- a CDS encoding glycoside hydrolase family 25 protein, which translates to MAKTRRIRKRPFIYLILAIILPGMAVIGWLWLREKQQLEFVRYEEFGIDMPVSYAMHGIDISKFQGKVNWMAVRQMQVDDIRISFAFIKATEGITRQDAAFARNWEKAGEAGIIRGAYHFFYSTRDPLKQAANFRNVVSLRSGDLPPVLDVEVHNNQPAAVIRSTARIWLEEMEKAYGVKPIIYTNIHFYETYLGKEFDEYPLWVAHYYQKDRPRSPRKWLFWQHSDIGRVNGIRTTVDFNVFQGDSAALRELCIP; encoded by the coding sequence GTGGCAAAAACCAGACGCATACGCAAGCGCCCGTTCATCTATTTAATACTGGCGATCATTCTTCCCGGAATGGCCGTCATTGGCTGGCTGTGGCTGCGTGAGAAGCAGCAGCTGGAGTTTGTGCGGTATGAGGAATTCGGTATTGATATGCCCGTTAGCTATGCGATGCATGGCATTGATATTTCCAAATTTCAGGGAAAGGTGAACTGGATGGCCGTGCGGCAGATGCAGGTGGATGATATTCGTATATCCTTTGCCTTTATCAAAGCCACCGAAGGGATCACCCGGCAGGACGCTGCTTTTGCACGGAACTGGGAGAAAGCCGGAGAGGCGGGGATCATTCGCGGAGCATACCATTTTTTCTATTCCACCCGCGATCCCCTCAAACAGGCAGCGAATTTCCGTAACGTGGTTTCGCTCCGGTCCGGGGACCTCCCGCCGGTGCTGGATGTCGAAGTGCATAACAATCAGCCTGCCGCTGTTATCCGCAGTACCGCCCGCATCTGGCTGGAAGAAATGGAGAAGGCATACGGTGTAAAACCCATCATCTATACCAATATCCATTTTTATGAAACCTATCTCGGAAAAGAGTTTGATGAATACCCGCTATGGGTAGCCCATTATTATCAGAAAGACCGGCCGCGCAGCCCCCGGAAGTGGTTGTTCTGGCAGCATAGCGACATCGGGCGGGTGAATGGTATCCGTACAACGGTGGACTTTAACGTTTTCCAGGGAGACAGCGCTGCGCTGCGGGAGTTGTGCATCCCATAG
- a CDS encoding SPASM domain-containing protein, translated as MPKPNLNDALNFLSKFTFRRGWNAGKVLGSYYWSKWRNKPVQWGFPISISFEPTTSCNLRCPECPSGLRAFTRPTGMLQNDFFRQTIDELHRDLLYLIFYFQGEPYLNTAFLDMVKYASEKGIYTATSTNAHYLTDMNARKTVESGLDRLIISIDGTTQDVYTQYRIGGNLSKVIEGAKNIVKWKKELNSKKPFVFFQFLVVKPNEHQIEDIKKLAKEIGVDEVRFKTAQVYDYEEGNKLIPTIDKYSRYHRNDDGTYAIKHKLDNHCWRLWHSPVITWDGLVVPCCFDKDAQHRLGDLKSSSFRTLWHNENYVRFRTQILKGRKHIDICANCSEGAKVWG; from the coding sequence ATGCCGAAACCGAACCTGAACGACGCACTCAATTTCCTGTCAAAATTCACATTCCGCCGTGGCTGGAATGCCGGAAAGGTACTGGGAAGCTATTACTGGAGCAAATGGCGGAACAAACCCGTGCAATGGGGCTTTCCCATTTCCATCTCCTTTGAGCCCACCACTTCCTGCAACCTCCGCTGCCCGGAATGCCCGAGCGGCCTCCGCGCATTCACCCGGCCAACGGGTATGCTGCAGAACGATTTTTTCCGGCAAACCATCGATGAACTGCACCGCGACCTGTTATACCTGATCTTTTATTTCCAGGGGGAGCCTTACCTTAATACCGCTTTCCTGGACATGGTAAAATACGCTTCGGAAAAAGGCATCTACACGGCCACCTCCACCAACGCGCACTATCTAACGGATATGAATGCACGAAAGACTGTGGAAAGCGGGCTGGACCGGCTGATCATCTCTATCGACGGCACTACGCAGGATGTTTACACACAATACCGCATCGGCGGCAATCTCTCCAAGGTGATCGAAGGCGCAAAGAATATCGTGAAATGGAAAAAGGAACTGAATTCCAAAAAGCCGTTCGTATTCTTCCAGTTCCTGGTGGTAAAACCCAATGAACATCAGATAGAGGATATCAAAAAACTGGCGAAGGAGATCGGCGTGGATGAAGTGCGGTTCAAAACGGCGCAGGTATATGATTATGAAGAAGGCAACAAACTGATCCCGACGATCGATAAATACTCCCGTTATCACCGGAACGACGATGGCACCTATGCCATCAAACACAAGCTGGATAACCATTGCTGGCGTCTCTGGCATTCCCCGGTAATTACCTGGGACGGGCTGGTGGTGCCCTGCTGTTTCGATAAGGATGCGCAGCACCGGCTGGGAGATCTCAAGAGCAGTTCCTTCAGAACGCTCTGGCATAACGAGAACTACGTCAGGTTCCGCACGCAGATACTAAAGGGCAGAAAACACATCGATATTTGCGCTAATTGCAGCGAAGGCGCTAAGGTCTGGGGCTAG
- a CDS encoding YtxH domain-containing protein produces the protein MSRSSKAVVSFIVGAAVGVAVGYFLNSDKKDELVDKLKYQADKLKEKFRAKKQQYEDAIENELT, from the coding sequence ATGAGCAGAAGTTCAAAAGCAGTCGTATCATTTATCGTGGGAGCCGCCGTTGGCGTAGCCGTTGGTTATTTTCTGAATTCCGATAAAAAGGACGAGCTGGTAGACAAGCTGAAATACCAGGCGGATAAACTGAAGGAAAAGTTCCGTGCAAAAAAGCAGCAGTATGAAGATGCGATCGAAAATGAATTGACCTGA
- a CDS encoding AI-2E family transporter: MSHLDNERLKQVLFLLIIAFLSIVLFRELYVLFPGFLGAVTFYVLSRNYMFRLVENRKWKKSWAATLIMVLSFLIILLPIGMLINMLTAKVSYAITHSSDLIKGLQSINAQLQESMGVNLMTPDRLSKLQEYITNVLPAFVGATFNTLTAVAIMYFILYFMLVNAREMEEALYEYIPLKDENVELLGKEMKNMVVSNAIGIPLIALIQGVISLVGYLIFGVPEPVFWFVVTCFTAMLPIIGAAAVYVPMGIYLLSSGQTWQGIAVLAYGFGVVGTADNLFRMLLARKIGDVHPLITIFGVIVGVNLLGFIGLIFGPLLISLLIVLMKIYSNEYLVKKREVKVVRTAHSKEKKMKQTGE, translated from the coding sequence ATGAGCCATCTTGACAATGAACGCCTCAAACAGGTCCTTTTTTTATTGATCATCGCCTTTCTGAGCATCGTCCTGTTCCGGGAACTGTATGTCCTCTTCCCGGGCTTCCTCGGGGCGGTCACGTTCTACGTGCTGTCCCGCAACTATATGTTCCGGCTGGTGGAGAACCGCAAGTGGAAGAAAAGCTGGGCCGCTACGCTGATTATGGTGTTGTCTTTTCTCATCATTCTGTTGCCCATCGGGATGCTGATAAACATGCTTACCGCCAAGGTGTCTTATGCCATTACCCATTCGTCCGACCTCATCAAAGGTCTGCAGAGCATTAATGCACAATTGCAGGAATCCATGGGCGTCAACCTCATGACCCCGGACCGCTTGTCCAAATTGCAGGAATACATCACCAATGTGCTGCCGGCCTTTGTTGGCGCCACTTTCAATACACTCACCGCTGTTGCCATCATGTATTTCATCCTGTATTTCATGCTGGTGAATGCCCGGGAAATGGAAGAAGCGTTGTATGAATACATTCCTTTGAAGGATGAAAATGTAGAACTGTTGGGGAAGGAAATGAAAAATATGGTGGTGAGCAATGCTATCGGCATCCCGCTGATCGCCCTGATACAAGGGGTGATCTCGCTTGTCGGCTATCTGATATTCGGCGTGCCGGAACCGGTCTTCTGGTTTGTGGTAACCTGCTTTACCGCCATGCTGCCGATTATCGGCGCGGCGGCCGTGTATGTGCCCATGGGCATTTACCTGCTTTCATCGGGACAGACCTGGCAGGGTATTGCCGTGCTGGCATATGGCTTCGGCGTGGTGGGTACGGCGGACAACCTGTTCCGCATGCTGCTGGCAAGAAAGATCGGTGACGTGCATCCGCTGATCACCATCTTCGGGGTGATCGTAGGGGTGAACCTGCTCGGTTTCATCGGGCTGATATTCGGCCCCCTGCTCATATCCCTGCTGATCGTGCTGATGAAGATCTATTCCAATGAATACCTCGTAAAGAAAAGGGAGGTAAAGGTGGTGCGAACGGCCCATTCCAAAGAAAAGAAAATGAAACAAACGGGGGAATAA
- the nadD gene encoding nicotinate (nicotinamide) nucleotide adenylyltransferase, whose product MKIGLYFGSFNPVHTGHMIIANFMAYHTDLDKVWLVVSPHNPLKTSTTLLNEHHRLHLAEMAVQDEPRLRVSNIEFSLPRPSFTIDTLTYLTEKFPSQEFVVIMGSDSFQNIPRWKNYQQLLDNYAIYVYNRPGHEVKDTYGARVTLVDAPMLDISATSIRRWIQEGKSVRYMVPDNVWKYMMENNYYRG is encoded by the coding sequence ATGAAAATCGGATTATACTTCGGCTCATTCAATCCTGTGCACACCGGCCATATGATCATTGCGAACTTTATGGCTTATCACACGGACCTGGATAAAGTGTGGCTGGTCGTGTCTCCGCACAACCCGCTGAAAACTTCCACTACCCTGCTGAACGAACATCATCGCCTGCATCTTGCCGAAATGGCCGTGCAGGACGAGCCGCGTCTTCGCGTCAGCAATATCGAGTTCTCATTGCCCCGCCCGTCTTTCACGATCGATACCCTCACTTACCTCACCGAAAAATTCCCTTCGCAGGAATTCGTGGTGATCATGGGCAGCGACAGTTTTCAGAATATTCCCCGCTGGAAGAATTACCAGCAGCTGCTGGATAATTATGCGATATACGTTTATAACCGTCCCGGCCATGAGGTAAAAGACACCTACGGCGCGCGGGTAACACTGGTGGACGCGCCTATGCTGGATATCTCCGCTACCAGTATCCGCCGCTGGATACAGGAAGGGAAATCCGTCCGTTACATGGTACCGGACAATGTGTGGAAATACATGATGGAGAATAACTATTATAGGGGTTGA
- the paaD gene encoding 1,2-phenylacetyl-CoA epoxidase subunit PaaD, producing the protein MKVSKENIYKALEQVMDPEIPVLNVLDLGMITSVELSAGEVQIRMIPTFAACPAVELIRRNIKTVVEGALHTTVNVEIDKEAHWTSNRMTAAAKEKLKNFGIAPPQIANGEAYSEILLETPCAHCGGKNTYLRSPFGSTLCRAIHYCRDCGQVFEQFKPLE; encoded by the coding sequence ATGAAGGTCAGCAAAGAAAATATATACAAGGCGCTGGAACAGGTGATGGACCCGGAGATCCCCGTATTGAACGTGCTGGACCTGGGCATGATCACCAGCGTGGAATTGTCTGCCGGGGAAGTGCAGATACGGATGATCCCCACCTTTGCGGCATGCCCGGCAGTGGAGCTGATCCGGCGGAATATCAAAACCGTGGTGGAAGGCGCGCTGCATACGACCGTGAATGTGGAGATAGACAAGGAAGCGCACTGGACCAGCAACCGGATGACGGCGGCCGCCAAGGAAAAACTGAAGAATTTCGGCATTGCGCCGCCGCAGATCGCTAACGGAGAAGCCTACTCGGAGATATTGCTGGAAACGCCCTGCGCCCATTGCGGCGGCAAAAACACCTATCTGCGCTCACCCTTCGGCTCCACCCTCTGCAGGGCCATTCATTACTGCAGGGACTGCGGTCAGGTGTTCGAACAATTCAAGCCGCTGGAATAA
- the paaC gene encoding 1,2-phenylacetyl-CoA epoxidase subunit PaaC: MTKNNALTYLLTAMADDALVQGHRNSEWTGLGPVMEEDIAFSSMAQDKIGHAWALYRIQQEALGGADPDQFAFLRNEKDYRCCHLVEQPNGEYDFSLMRHFLFDHAEAIRYGQLQQSSFAPLQPLAKKLKGEIKYHTLHANAWITQLCRGGEESYARMQSALNVCFPLALGLFEPGGDAEALLVEEKVYPGEKALKELWMERIYSILTLAALNLPDEKNVQPAYGGRQGYHTEHLQPLLDEMGAVFRTDPAATW; this comes from the coding sequence ATGACGAAAAATAACGCATTAACATACCTGCTTACCGCGATGGCGGATGATGCTTTGGTTCAGGGGCACCGCAATTCCGAATGGACCGGCCTGGGCCCGGTAATGGAAGAAGACATCGCATTCTCTTCCATGGCGCAGGACAAGATCGGCCATGCCTGGGCCTTGTATCGCATTCAGCAGGAAGCGCTCGGCGGAGCAGACCCCGATCAGTTCGCTTTTCTGCGTAACGAAAAGGACTACCGCTGCTGCCATCTCGTGGAGCAGCCCAATGGCGAATACGATTTCAGCCTGATGCGGCATTTCCTGTTCGATCATGCCGAGGCCATACGGTACGGGCAGCTGCAACAGAGCAGCTTTGCCCCGCTTCAGCCGCTCGCGAAGAAACTGAAAGGAGAGATCAAGTATCATACCCTGCACGCCAATGCATGGATCACCCAGTTATGCCGCGGTGGCGAAGAAAGTTACGCCCGCATGCAATCCGCATTGAACGTTTGCTTCCCCCTGGCGCTCGGGCTTTTTGAGCCGGGTGGCGATGCAGAGGCATTGCTGGTAGAGGAGAAAGTATATCCCGGAGAGAAGGCGCTGAAGGAATTATGGATGGAACGGATCTATTCCATACTGACGCTTGCTGCGCTTAACCTGCCGGATGAAAAGAATGTACAGCCCGCTTATGGCGGAAGGCAGGGATATCATACGGAACACCTGCAGCCGCTGCTGGATGAAATGGGCGCCGTATTCCGTACAGACCCCGCAGCAACCTGGTAA
- a CDS encoding 1,2-phenylacetyl-CoA epoxidase subunit B produces MNNQSLDPRVNRLQLSPSGEAVTVQDGENWNVFEVFHQEKRGAHHEHVGCVHAPNAQMALIFAKEQFGRRKKCVNIWVVRSADILAFSAEDEDMFANNLEKTYRDASGFKVMEKINKYRKSSQHDEK; encoded by the coding sequence ATGAACAACCAATCATTAGATCCACGCGTCAACCGCCTGCAGCTTAGTCCCTCCGGCGAAGCGGTAACCGTACAGGACGGCGAGAACTGGAATGTATTCGAAGTCTTTCACCAGGAAAAACGCGGCGCCCACCACGAGCATGTAGGATGCGTACATGCGCCGAATGCGCAGATGGCGCTTATTTTCGCCAAGGAACAGTTCGGCCGCCGGAAGAAATGTGTCAATATCTGGGTCGTGCGCAGTGCGGACATCCTCGCTTTCAGCGCGGAAGACGAGGACATGTTCGCCAACAACCTGGAAAAGACCTATCGCGATGCCAGCGGCTTCAAAGTGATGGAAAAGATCAACAAATACCGGAAATCATCCCAGCATGACGAAAAATAA
- the paaA gene encoding 1,2-phenylacetyl-CoA epoxidase subunit PaaA produces the protein MYGGGYIFDEPNKRQLTEEHLHDDPEKLTEFEARITRGEKIEPGDWMPSEYRRQLIRLIEQHAHSEIMGALPEGTWITRAPGFKRKLALIAKVQDEIGHGQLLYNAAETLGKSREAMINDLLSGKSKYSNVFNYPAETWADVTVIGFLIDAAAIVNQVANAKGSYGPYCRALERICYEESFHLKQGHDAFIELATGTPAQREMLQDALNRWWQPIMHFFGPPDKNSVHSEKLMQWKVKMASNDDMRNQFLDAYVPKIWDLGLSLPDENLRKNESTGRWEYSDPDWELFKKVINGGGPCNRERLDVRKWAETHGRWVRKALMDPKDRIAAPVA, from the coding sequence ATGTACGGAGGCGGATATATTTTCGATGAGCCGAACAAGCGGCAGCTGACGGAAGAGCATCTTCATGACGATCCGGAAAAGCTGACGGAGTTCGAGGCCCGCATCACCCGCGGAGAAAAGATAGAGCCAGGGGACTGGATGCCATCTGAATACCGGCGCCAGCTCATCCGGCTGATAGAACAGCATGCACATTCAGAGATCATGGGCGCATTGCCGGAAGGCACCTGGATCACCCGCGCACCGGGTTTCAAACGTAAACTGGCGCTCATTGCCAAGGTACAGGACGAGATCGGTCACGGCCAGTTGCTGTACAATGCTGCCGAAACCCTCGGCAAAAGCCGGGAAGCAATGATCAATGACCTGCTGAGCGGAAAATCCAAATACTCCAATGTATTCAACTATCCGGCGGAGACCTGGGCGGATGTGACCGTGATCGGTTTCCTGATCGATGCCGCGGCCATTGTGAACCAGGTGGCGAATGCCAAAGGGTCCTATGGCCCGTATTGCCGCGCGCTGGAAAGGATCTGTTACGAGGAAAGCTTTCATCTCAAGCAGGGCCACGATGCATTCATTGAGCTGGCTACCGGTACACCGGCGCAGCGGGAAATGTTGCAGGATGCCCTGAACCGCTGGTGGCAGCCCATCATGCATTTTTTCGGCCCGCCGGATAAAAATTCCGTGCATAGTGAAAAACTGATGCAATGGAAAGTAAAAATGGCCAGCAACGATGATATGCGCAACCAGTTCCTGGACGCTTATGTGCCCAAGATATGGGACCTCGGCCTCAGCCTGCCGGATGAAAACCTGCGGAAGAACGAATCGACCGGCAGGTGGGAATATTCGGACCCCGACTGGGAACTTTTCAAGAAAGTGATCAATGGCGGCGGCCCCTGCAACAGGGAAAGGCTGGATGTGCGCAAATGGGCGGAAACCCACGGGCGATGGGTACGCAAGGCCCTTATGGACCCGAAAGACAGGATAGCGGCTCCCGTAGCTTAA
- a CDS encoding S41 family peptidase, with amino-acid sequence MKKRTMPRFSLLFLCTAMLAFNACKKKDTANPDQANTNKYVNDWIYANMKDYYYWTSSIPANPDRTKAPDDFFYGLLKNPDDPYSWIENNFEELLASLSGVQKEAGYGYTLFLHNQNTLLGAQVTYVKKGSPAEIAGLKRGDMFFRINGQDFPYSEANGGQQINAFLSALRENHTINVQQYFLSAAGEDSLGAARSLSLNTVVFAENPVYLDTVYTIEGKQIGYFMYNFFSPDKGDSTNAYDNAVDAVFARFKTAGVQHLILDLRYNPGGDQVSTINLGSQIVKNYADKKLFFRREYNTLLTTEFTRDYGADFFNMYFTPEAGNIGNSLQDLVLLTSSETASASELIINGLKPYMPVYIIGDTTAGKNVGSTTLYEENDRRNKWGMQPIITKAFNSLGQSDYGLTGFYPDQWFFESFNLGVLGDTREPLLNLALKKIVGAQWGRMAPPAPGSRTKVKKVGSSNMSRAFYQKMFERLPARRP; translated from the coding sequence ATGAAAAAGCGAACCATGCCCCGCTTCAGCCTGCTGTTCCTCTGCACAGCCATGCTGGCGTTTAATGCCTGTAAAAAGAAAGACACGGCGAACCCGGACCAGGCGAATACCAATAAGTATGTGAACGACTGGATCTATGCCAATATGAAAGACTATTACTACTGGACTTCCAGCATTCCGGCCAATCCCGACCGGACGAAGGCGCCGGATGATTTCTTTTATGGCCTGCTGAAAAACCCGGACGACCCCTATTCCTGGATAGAGAACAATTTCGAGGAACTGCTGGCTTCCCTCAGCGGGGTACAGAAAGAGGCCGGATACGGTTATACGCTCTTCCTGCATAATCAAAATACACTGCTCGGCGCACAGGTGACCTATGTCAAAAAAGGCTCTCCCGCGGAAATAGCGGGACTGAAAAGGGGGGATATGTTCTTCCGGATCAACGGGCAGGATTTTCCGTATTCCGAGGCCAATGGGGGACAGCAGATCAATGCATTCCTCTCCGCCCTGCGCGAGAACCACACGATCAACGTACAGCAGTATTTCCTGTCGGCTGCCGGAGAGGACAGCCTGGGCGCTGCCCGCAGCCTTTCGCTGAACACGGTCGTATTTGCCGAAAACCCGGTGTACCTGGATACCGTGTACACCATCGAAGGCAAACAGATCGGTTACTTCATGTACAATTTCTTCTCCCCGGATAAAGGGGATTCCACCAACGCGTACGACAATGCGGTGGACGCCGTGTTTGCCCGGTTCAAAACCGCCGGGGTGCAGCACCTGATCCTCGACCTGCGTTATAACCCCGGAGGGGACCAGGTATCCACCATCAACCTCGGCAGCCAGATCGTAAAGAATTATGCCGATAAAAAACTGTTCTTCCGCCGGGAATACAACACTTTGCTCACGACCGAATTTACCCGGGATTACGGGGCTGATTTTTTCAACATGTACTTTACGCCGGAAGCGGGAAATATCGGGAACAGCCTGCAGGACCTTGTTTTGCTGACCAGCAGCGAAACCGCCTCCGCCAGCGAGCTGATCATCAACGGCCTGAAACCCTATATGCCCGTGTACATCATCGGGGACACCACAGCGGGCAAAAACGTTGGTTCCACAACGCTCTACGAGGAAAACGACCGCAGGAACAAATGGGGCATGCAACCCATTATCACCAAAGCCTTCAATTCCCTGGGTCAGTCGGATTACGGGTTAACGGGCTTTTACCCGGACCAGTGGTTCTTTGAAAGCTTCAATCTCGGGGTGCTGGGGGATACCAGAGAACCCTTGCTGAACCTGGCATTGAAGAAGATCGTTGGTGCGCAATGGGGAAGGATGGCGCCGCCCGCACCGGGTTCCCGCACCAAAGTGAAGAAGGTCGGGTCTTCCAATATGTCCCGGGCCTTTTATCAGAAAATGTTCGAACGCCTGCCGGCTAGAAGGCCGTAA
- a CDS encoding M28 family peptidase, whose protein sequence is MKKLLSIAACMAALSATAQIDSAQLLKDVQTLSADKMEGRRTGTKGNRMAQFYLLDRFREAGLQQFHNTYEQAFFFNSRGSRIMGTNLYGYIKGKVDSFIVISAHYDHIGTRAQSAGTDSIYNGADDNASGVAGLLAMARYFSQRPPKHTLIFAAFDAEETGLQGAKDFSARLPVPAARIILNINMDMISHSDKRELYVCGTYHYPFLKPFINTVAAGSPIRLLTGHDRPEDGGNDWTGQSDHHVFHLRKIPFLYFGVEDHPDYHKVTDEFSTIHPSFFYQAARSVLEVVKKIDERG, encoded by the coding sequence ATGAAAAAATTACTATCCATTGCCGCCTGTATGGCAGCCCTGTCCGCCACCGCACAGATCGATTCCGCACAACTGCTGAAAGATGTACAAACCCTTTCCGCTGACAAAATGGAAGGACGAAGGACCGGCACCAAAGGCAACCGCATGGCGCAGTTCTATTTGCTGGACAGGTTCAGGGAAGCGGGATTGCAGCAGTTTCACAACACGTATGAACAGGCATTTTTCTTCAACTCCCGCGGCAGCCGCATCATGGGAACTAACCTTTACGGCTATATCAAAGGGAAGGTGGACAGCTTTATCGTGATCAGCGCACATTACGATCATATCGGCACCAGGGCGCAATCCGCGGGAACAGACAGCATTTATAACGGCGCGGATGACAATGCTTCCGGTGTGGCCGGCCTGCTGGCCATGGCCAGATACTTCAGCCAGCGTCCGCCAAAGCACACCCTCATTTTTGCCGCTTTTGATGCGGAAGAAACGGGATTGCAGGGGGCGAAGGATTTTTCAGCGCGGCTACCGGTACCGGCTGCACGCATCATCCTGAACATCAATATGGATATGATCAGTCATAGCGACAAACGGGAATTGTACGTCTGCGGCACCTATCATTATCCTTTTCTGAAACCCTTCATCAACACTGTTGCTGCCGGAAGCCCCATCCGGTTGCTGACAGGGCATGACCGGCCGGAGGATGGCGGCAATGACTGGACGGGCCAGAGCGATCACCACGTATTCCATCTCCGCAAGATCCCCTTCCTCTATTTTGGCGTGGAAGACCATCCGGATTATCATAAGGTGACGGACGAGTTCAGTACGATCCATCCTTCTTTTTTTTACCAGGCAGCGCGTAGTGTGCTGGAGGTGGTGAAAAAGATCGATGAAAGGGGGTAG